In Thermodesulfatator atlanticus DSM 21156, the sequence GGGCATTCTTTTCCTCATTCTATTCAGGCTCAAGAGGCAGTACTAGAAAGCATAAAAGTATTTATGATTTCCCCAACAGGCAAAAAGACCGCGTTACCTTTTGAGGTTAAAGACGGAAAACCCTTGCCCATAAAATTTAGAGTCAAAGATAATGGCGTTTATGTGGTGGTAGCAATTGCCAAAAATTTTGGCGCCAAAACTACAGAGGGCTGGTTTTACAAGACAAGAGAGGAACTTAAAGGGAAGGAAATTCTTTATGCCAAATGGATATGTAATACCGCTATGGCCCTTATTAGTGTGGGGGGAAAGCAAGATCTCCCAGAGATTTTGATCCCTGAATCAAACTTTTATTTTGTGCCGCTTGCTAATCCTTCCCTCCTTAAAGAGGGGGATCTTTTTAAAGTGAAACTCCTTTTTAAGGGTAAGCCTTTGCGCAACTGGGTTTATGCCACCTATGCCGGGTTTAGCGATCTGAAAGAGACTTTCGCCTGGGCCACCAGGACAGACAAAGAAGGGGTTGCTCAGATAAAAATTTTAAAAAGAAAAGGCCCATGGCTTGTAAAAAGTGAGTACCAGACCCATTATCCTGATCCGAAAAAGGCGGACTATGCCAGCTATAAATGCACGCTAACCTTTGGATTTTAATTTTATGAAGTTTTGGCCTGAGATCGCTTTTGGCTGCCTCTTCCATATACGAGGCGATCTCAGGCTTTTTTGAAATTCTAGATATCTCTAAAGACTATGAAAATATTTTTGTGGTTAACGGGCATTATTTTTTGGTTTCCTGCTATGGCTTTTGCTCACGGGATGGAGGGTTCGGTTTCTTACCATAACGGCGTAGGGGTTGTTTCGGTTGCTTATGATGACGGAGAACCCGCCAGTTACGTGAAAGTAGTGATTCGCGCCTCAGGGAGTAAGTTTTCCTTTCAAAGGGGGCGCACCGATCGAAACGGACGCTTTGCCTTTTTGCCAGACGTCCCTGGCCTATGGGAAATTGTTGTCTCGGATAATATGGGACACAGGACCGAGCTAAAGCTTAATATAGAAAATATAGCAAATGAAACCCAATCTTCCATGTCAAAACCTCAAACAGGATTTATAGTGCCTCGCGAAGTTGCAGCTTTTATTGGTGTACTGATTATTTTGGGCATATTTGGCTGGATCCGGGAAATTTTAAGTTTCGCATCAAGGCGTAAATAATGAAGTTTGTCAATCATCACCAGGAGAGTTCAATGAATATCGCAAAAAGCTATTATTTTGTAGAGACTTTCAAAACACTTAAGCTCTGTTTTAAGATCCGTTCCCATTTTTTCGTTCCGAAAAATAGGAACGGATCTCTCGTCATTATGCTTCAACTCTGATCCTGGCAATTTTGTCTCTTTGTAATTTTAGGAGCAAAGATAAAACAATGCTGTGGTGAACTAGTTCTTAATCCCGAAATAGTAAAGCCTAAAATGGCTGCCGGGCTTCAAGGGCCCTTTTTAAGGTTAATTTATCCGCATATTTGACATCCATTCCCATAGGGACCCCGCACGCAAGACGCGTAATCTTTATGGGAAATTCCTTAAGCGCCTGAACCAGATAAGAAGCCGTGGCTTCGCCTGCCACGGTAGGAGATAAGGCGATGAGGATTTCGCTTATGTTTTCCTGCTCAATGCGCGAGAATAAAGCAGGAAGGCGCAATTCTTTAGGGCCTATACCATCTCTTGGGGAAAGTACCCCATGGAGCACGTGGTAAAGGCCCTGATAAACCCCTGCCTTTTCTATGGCAGACAAAGAAGCCGGATCTTCCACTACACAGAGAATAGAGCTATCCCTTTCTGGATCCTGACAAATAGGGCAGAGATCTTCTGCGGCAAAGTTAAAACATCGCCTACAGAGCCGCACCTTCTGGCTCATCTCTAAAAGGCTAAAGGCAAGTTCTTTTATTTCATCTCGAGGGCGGCTCAAAAGATAGAGTGCAAGCCTGGTGGCTGACTTTTCCCCAAGACCAGGTAATGCTGCTAGGTTTTTAATGACCCTTTTTAAAGGATCAGGAAACGCCATGGATTAAAAAAGCCCCGGGATTTTAAGCCCGCCTGTAATTTTAGCCATTTCCTGTTCAACCATTTCCTGAGAACGCCTAATGCCCTCGTTTACCGCAGCGACGATCAGGTCTTGAAGCATATCAATGTCTTCTGGATTAACTACTTCGGGGTCTATCTTGATGGCTACAAGCTCCTGGCGACCATTTACCACTGCGGTCACCATACCTCCTCCAGCAGAGGCTTCAACAGTCTTTTTGGCAAGCTCTTCTTGGAGTTCAGCTATCTTTTTTTGCATTTTCTGGACCTGGCGCATCAAGCTTTGCATGTTCTGCATGGTTTACTCCTTTTCATAGATTTTTACTTTGGCAATGCGTCCCCCAAAAATTTTAAGGGTGTCTTGAACAATTGGCTTTTCTACCAACTTTTGTCGCTTTGAGGAAGACTCTTCTTCGTGGTGTACCTGAATTTCAAGGGGCCTTTTCAACAATTCAAAGGCAAGTTCTTTTACACGTAAAAGGGCGTCTTTGTCCTCTAATAGAGGATGTTCTGGAGCCACTAAAACCAGTTTGTTCCCGTCCTGACTCGGCGGCGAAAGGGTTTCAAAAAGGGCCCCCAGGGTAGGTTTTTCTTCCTTAAGCTTGGTAACAAATTCTTCCCAAGAAACATCTTGAGCTTTTGTTTTTTGCGCTGAGGGTTCAGCCTTTTCAGACGAAATCTCTGAAGAAGGAACGAAGGCTTTGATCTCTGCTATTTTTTCAAAGAGTTTATCAAGGGCGACTACTTGTCCTATTTCACAGGCCTTAGCTAGCATCAGCTCAAGGGATAGTTTAGGAACAGGGCTTCTTCTAAGAGCCTCAAAACCAGCAAGGAGAGTCTGGAAAAGGATAAGAAGCTCCTGGGGTTCTACCTCCAGGGAGAGTTCTCTTAAAAGGGAAAGCTCACTTTCTGGAATATCGAGCACCACACGTCCAGAAGAGCTTCTTAACGCAAGGAGATTGCGAAAAAATTCAACTAAATCCTGGGCTAGAAAAGTCAAATCAAGACCTTGCTCATAGGCTTGATTTACAAGGCTAAAACAAGAAGCTAAATCCCGCGCAATTATAGCCCGAGCCAATTGCTCAAGAAGAAAATTATCTGCCAGTCCAAAGAGTTCGCGGGCATCTTCTGCCGTACGCACTCCTGAAGAAATTGCCTGGTCAAGTAGAGAAAGGGCATCTCGCACACTACCCTCGGCTTCACGGGCTATTATTTCCAAAGCGTTTTCTTCTATGGATACGTTTTCTTTATCACAAACTTGAGCAAGAAAAGAAACAAGCTTGGCAAAGGAGAGCCTGCGAAAATCATAGCGCTGACAGCGGGAGAGAATTGTTACTGGAATCTTATGAGGCTCTGTAGTGGCGAGGACAAATTTTACGTGAGGAGGTGGTTCTTCTAGGGTCTTAAGTAGGGCGTTAAAGGCCTCGCGGGTAAGCATGTGGGCTTCGTCGATAATATAAACCTTGGTGCGCAGGCGAGAAGGCGGAAACTTTACGTTTTCGCGGAGTTCGCGGATTTCGTCTATGCCACGGTTAGAAGCGGCGTCGATCTCCTGAACATCTACTGCGCGGCCTTCGGTTATTTCGCGACAGGCGCTACATTCATTGCAGGGTTCCTCAGCAGGCCCTTTATCGCAATTAAGGGCCTTGGCAAGAATGCGAGCTATGGTAGTCTTACCTACACCGCGGATGCCCGAAAAAAGCAGGGCATGCGCCACGCGGTTTTGGGATATGGCGTTTTTAAGGGTGCGCACGACATGTTCTTGGCCAACGACCTCGGCAAAAGTCTGGGGCCGATATTTCCGTGCTAAAACAAGATATCCCATAGCAGCCCTGATTTTAATG encodes:
- a CDS encoding DUF4198 domain-containing protein translates to MKRLLLFCSCFVFAILFAGVCRAHFLWLDVDNYSPKKGDTVTISIGWGHSFPHSIQAQEAVLESIKVFMISPTGKKTALPFEVKDGKPLPIKFRVKDNGVYVVVAIAKNFGAKTTEGWFYKTREELKGKEILYAKWICNTAMALISVGGKQDLPEILIPESNFYFVPLANPSLLKEGDLFKVKLLFKGKPLRNWVYATYAGFSDLKETFAWATRTDKEGVAQIKILKRKGPWLVKSEYQTHYPDPKKADYASYKCTLTFGF
- the recR gene encoding recombination mediator RecR; translated protein: MAFPDPLKRVIKNLAALPGLGEKSATRLALYLLSRPRDEIKELAFSLLEMSQKVRLCRRCFNFAAEDLCPICQDPERDSSILCVVEDPASLSAIEKAGVYQGLYHVLHGVLSPRDGIGPKELRLPALFSRIEQENISEILIALSPTVAGEATASYLVQALKEFPIKITRLACGVPMGMDVKYADKLTLKRALEARQPF
- a CDS encoding YbaB/EbfC family nucleoid-associated protein; the encoded protein is MQNMQSLMRQVQKMQKKIAELQEELAKKTVEASAGGGMVTAVVNGRQELVAIKIDPEVVNPEDIDMLQDLIVAAVNEGIRRSQEMVEQEMAKITGGLKIPGLF
- the dnaX gene encoding DNA polymerase III subunit gamma/tau; the protein is MGYLVLARKYRPQTFAEVVGQEHVVRTLKNAISQNRVAHALLFSGIRGVGKTTIARILAKALNCDKGPAEEPCNECSACREITEGRAVDVQEIDAASNRGIDEIRELRENVKFPPSRLRTKVYIIDEAHMLTREAFNALLKTLEEPPPHVKFVLATTEPHKIPVTILSRCQRYDFRRLSFAKLVSFLAQVCDKENVSIEENALEIIAREAEGSVRDALSLLDQAISSGVRTAEDARELFGLADNFLLEQLARAIIARDLASCFSLVNQAYEQGLDLTFLAQDLVEFFRNLLALRSSSGRVVLDIPESELSLLRELSLEVEPQELLILFQTLLAGFEALRRSPVPKLSLELMLAKACEIGQVVALDKLFEKIAEIKAFVPSSEISSEKAEPSAQKTKAQDVSWEEFVTKLKEEKPTLGALFETLSPPSQDGNKLVLVAPEHPLLEDKDALLRVKELAFELLKRPLEIQVHHEEESSSKRQKLVEKPIVQDTLKIFGGRIAKVKIYEKE